A genomic window from Thermoanaerobacterales bacterium includes:
- a CDS encoding cytochrome c biogenesis protein ResB, whose amino-acid sequence MESRRAFPPWAALGSAVRWMEALLAGPRWSIAFGTLLLSAAVFAGFFGPDGGASLLAQAVAGKTAEPARGLGVSNLARARWFVGLEVLLLLGLSACLLRRVFEALHDLRWPVLLETPEQIGRCAWSRSLFYPDTSARWAIARQEAALRARDWAVRVLDGDGGAAMLYAEYWRWGRLSSLMLHTGVLLVVAAGIMAPFMRTVERVETVAYRTLPLSEKGFRYDVQIGDLALDPVQDGKTPDCRVSVAVVDRGLQLPPHEVRAGSPLHHRGMTIYLGDCGRIVDLRIRDGDEERLLSVRDGGRVNLPGADGRVAVRLSPDLNYVACEVGNGEGMGAAGRVRAGETVRIGRTSLAFVGQRPYAVLVVKREAGAGLALAGAVMFLGGFILGQAMRLRRVWAVAGPGNGGASIHLGGDTPGDETALVGPAGPGSR is encoded by the coding sequence ATGGAATCCCGCCGGGCATTTCCCCCATGGGCCGCCCTGGGCTCCGCCGTGCGCTGGATGGAGGCGCTGCTGGCGGGTCCGCGGTGGAGCATTGCCTTCGGTACCCTGTTGCTCTCCGCCGCCGTTTTCGCGGGGTTTTTCGGCCCGGATGGAGGAGCCTCCCTTCTGGCACAGGCCGTGGCGGGAAAAACAGCGGAGCCGGCACGGGGGCTCGGTGTTTCGAACCTTGCCCGGGCGCGCTGGTTTGTGGGCCTGGAGGTACTGCTTCTGCTGGGGCTGTCGGCCTGCCTGCTCCGCCGGGTTTTTGAGGCGCTGCACGATCTGCGGTGGCCGGTCCTGCTTGAGACCCCGGAGCAAATAGGAAGGTGCGCGTGGTCGCGAAGCCTCTTTTATCCCGACACCAGCGCGCGATGGGCCATAGCCAGGCAAGAGGCGGCGCTGCGCGCACGTGACTGGGCCGTAAGGGTGCTGGACGGGGATGGCGGCGCGGCCATGCTTTACGCGGAATACTGGCGGTGGGGAAGACTTAGCTCCCTTATGCTGCACACCGGGGTTCTCCTTGTCGTGGCGGCGGGGATTATGGCGCCCTTTATGCGCACCGTCGAGCGGGTGGAGACCGTGGCCTACCGCACCCTGCCTTTGAGTGAGAAGGGCTTCCGGTACGATGTGCAGATCGGCGACCTGGCGCTGGACCCGGTGCAGGACGGGAAGACGCCCGACTGCCGGGTGAGCGTGGCCGTGGTGGACCGCGGCCTGCAGTTGCCGCCGCACGAGGTGCGGGCCGGCTCTCCGCTTCACCACCGGGGAATGACGATCTATCTTGGGGACTGCGGGCGTATCGTGGATTTAAGGATCCGGGATGGGGACGAAGAGCGGCTGTTGTCGGTCCGGGACGGCGGGCGGGTTAATCTGCCCGGAGCGGACGGGCGGGTAGCCGTGCGCCTGTCCCCGGACCTGAATTACGTTGCCTGTGAGGTTGGTAACGGGGAAGGGATGGGTGCCGCGGGCAGGGTAAGGGCCGGCGAAACGGTGCGGATCGGCCGGACCTCCTTAGCCTTTGTGGGACAGCGTCCGTATGCCGTATTGGTGGTAAAGCGTGAGGCCGGGGCGGGGCTCGCCCTTGCCGGGGCCGTAATGTTCTTGGGTGGATTCATCCTGGGGCAGGCGATGCGGCTGCGGCGGGTGTGGGCGGTGGCCGGGCCGGGGAACGGTGGAGCATCCATCCACCTTGGGGGCGACACCCCCGGTGACGAGACGGCCCTGGTCGGTCCGGCCGGCCCCGGCTCCCGCTGA
- a CDS encoding class I SAM-dependent methyltransferase, whose translation MRQNDPGFWAALWRRAREEPPVARRRCRNEAESIAHWSRRASRFARQTGGTRGGGGYAEALRFLEYEGALKPGISVLDIGAGTGNLTLPMARLGAQVTALEPAEKMREILERRAVAEGVTGVDILAAAWQDVDLIRDGMERGFDLVVASMTPGIREPEDLHKMLAASRRYCYYSAYSGERWDEAQRDLWRVFFGGEELSGNPGDIIYPFNYLYALGYRPVLRFDFENRVREGLLEDAVDELCQFFWQYMDITEEVRLTIAEYVRERSIGGVFRRENTICRGMMIWRVDRRPGFG comes from the coding sequence ATGCGTCAAAACGACCCCGGATTCTGGGCTGCATTGTGGCGCCGGGCCCGGGAAGAGCCCCCGGTGGCTCGGCGGCGCTGCCGCAACGAGGCGGAGTCCATTGCCCATTGGAGCCGGCGGGCGTCGCGTTTCGCCCGCCAGACCGGCGGGACCAGGGGCGGCGGGGGTTATGCCGAGGCGCTGCGCTTCCTGGAATACGAGGGGGCGCTGAAACCCGGAATCTCAGTACTGGATATCGGGGCGGGCACGGGCAACCTGACCCTGCCCATGGCGCGCCTCGGGGCGCAGGTGACCGCCCTGGAGCCGGCGGAAAAGATGAGGGAGATTCTGGAGCGGCGCGCCGTGGCCGAGGGGGTGACCGGGGTCGACATCCTGGCGGCGGCCTGGCAGGATGTGGATCTCATCCGCGATGGAATGGAGAGAGGATTCGACCTTGTGGTCGCCTCGATGACCCCGGGGATACGGGAACCCGAAGACCTGCACAAGATGCTTGCCGCGTCACGCCGTTACTGCTATTACAGCGCCTATTCCGGCGAGCGCTGGGACGAGGCCCAGCGCGACCTGTGGCGGGTGTTTTTCGGCGGCGAGGAGCTGTCGGGAAACCCCGGGGACATCATCTATCCCTTTAATTACCTGTATGCACTCGGCTACAGGCCGGTGCTGCGTTTCGACTTTGAAAACAGAGTGCGGGAGGGACTGTTGGAGGACGCGGTCGATGAACTTTGCCAGTTCTTTTGGCAGTATATGGACATTACCGAAGAGGTACGGCTGACCATCGCCGAATACGTGCGGGAGCGCAGCATAGGCGGGGTCTTTCGCCGGGAGAACACCATCTGCCGCGGGATGATGATCTGGCGGGTCGACCGGCGACCAGGCTTCGGCTAA
- a CDS encoding ATP-binding protein, with the protein MITLIEARNFRCLRYVKQPLGRFHVLVGPNASGKTTFLDVVAFLGQLVSDGLDAAISERTQNFQDLVWGRSGDSFELAVEARIPDDRRLLLSGQSYDTIRYEVGLANEQGETVIYAEKALLKVSEPVEGTQRTLFPIFRQPPRSIMTAKGQRGTVTIVNKVPGGNDNFYSETYRESGKGWAPAFKLGPRKSALGNLPEDESKFPVTTWFKRLLSDGVQRFVLNSLLIRKASPPGKVRGFKTDGSNLPWVVERLRQKEPERYQEWIAHLTTALPDLEGIRTVERPDDRHRYLMIRYRGGLEVPSWMASDGTLRLLALTLPAYLPDFEGIYLIEEPENGIHPRAVETMFQSLSSVYHAQILMATHSPVILSVADPDEVLCFAKTPEGATDIVLGSEHPALADWRGETNLGVLFAGGVLG; encoded by the coding sequence ATGATCACCCTAATCGAGGCCCGAAACTTTCGTTGTCTACGGTATGTCAAACAGCCGCTGGGTCGTTTTCATGTTCTGGTAGGGCCTAATGCCAGCGGTAAGACAACCTTCCTGGATGTGGTAGCCTTTCTCGGTCAACTCGTATCGGATGGTCTTGACGCCGCGATTTCCGAGCGAACACAAAACTTTCAAGACCTTGTCTGGGGACGGTCCGGGGATAGCTTTGAGCTGGCCGTCGAAGCCAGAATCCCGGATGATCGCCGTTTACTTCTGTCTGGACAATCCTATGATACCATTCGCTATGAAGTCGGCTTGGCCAATGAGCAGGGTGAAACGGTAATCTATGCAGAAAAGGCCCTGTTGAAAGTGTCAGAACCGGTTGAGGGAACCCAGCGAACCCTGTTCCCGATCTTCCGACAGCCTCCCAGGTCGATTATGACTGCCAAGGGACAGCGCGGGACCGTCACGATCGTTAACAAGGTGCCCGGTGGCAATGATAATTTTTACTCCGAAACATATCGGGAATCAGGTAAAGGGTGGGCACCGGCCTTCAAGCTCGGGCCCCGAAAGTCAGCACTTGGCAACCTGCCTGAGGATGAATCTAAATTTCCAGTAACGACATGGTTTAAGAGGCTATTATCTGATGGTGTGCAGCGGTTTGTTCTTAATAGCCTTTTGATTCGGAAGGCCAGCCCGCCTGGCAAAGTGCGTGGGTTCAAAACGGACGGTTCCAACTTACCATGGGTGGTTGAGAGGCTTCGTCAGAAAGAGCCGGAACGTTACCAGGAATGGATCGCGCATCTGACAACGGCACTTCCCGATCTGGAAGGCATCCGTACCGTGGAGCGGCCGGACGACAGACACCGCTATCTGATGATTCGGTACCGTGGGGGACTGGAGGTTCCATCCTGGATGGCATCGGACGGTACCCTTCGGCTCTTGGCGCTGACCCTTCCGGCCTATCTACCCGACTTTGAGGGGATCTACCTGATAGAAGAGCCAGAAAACGGCATTCATCCGCGGGCGGTCGAGACGATGTTCCAGTCGCTCTCCTCGGTCTATCACGCCCAGATCCTTATGGCAACTCATTCGCCGGTCATCTTGAGCGTCGCCGATCCAGACGAGGTACTTTGTTTTGCTAAGACCCCGGAAGGGGCAACAGATATCGTCTTGGGAAGCGAACATCCAGCTTTGGCAGATTGGCGTGGAGAGACGAATCTTGGCGTTCTCTTCGCGGGAGGTGTGCTGGGATGA
- a CDS encoding Smr/MutS family protein: MARPGKVKVNNECDLHGFTRREALAELEREIREMRRRGGGRLRVIHGCGEVLSEMVYDYARRTAGVAATPERDNPGSCILDIR; this comes from the coding sequence ATGGCCCGTCCGGGCAAGGTCAAGGTTAACAACGAATGTGACCTTCACGGATTTACCAGGCGGGAGGCGCTGGCCGAACTGGAGCGTGAGATCCGCGAGATGCGGCGGCGCGGCGGCGGGCGGCTGCGGGTGATCCACGGGTGCGGCGAGGTCCTTTCGGAGATGGTCTACGACTACGCGCGGCGGACGGCCGGGGTCGCGGCCACGCCGGAACGGGATAACCCCGGGTCCTGCATCCTGGATATAAGATAG
- a CDS encoding HIT family protein: MRQDCIFCHLPANSIIAENDLALAFYDKYPVNPGHTLIIPRRHFSSLFEATPEEMLAIYDLLHRVRGMLEERYHPDGYNVGANVGACAGQVIRHLHFHMIPRFNGDVEGPPGGLRRVKKPVTAWERE; encoded by the coding sequence TTGAGGCAAGACTGTATTTTCTGTCACTTGCCGGCGAACAGTATCATTGCCGAAAATGACCTGGCACTGGCGTTTTATGACAAGTACCCCGTCAATCCGGGGCACACGTTGATCATCCCCCGGCGGCACTTCAGCTCTCTGTTCGAAGCCACACCGGAGGAGATGCTGGCCATTTACGACTTGCTGCACAGGGTGCGGGGCATGCTCGAGGAGCGCTATCACCCCGACGGCTACAACGTGGGGGCGAATGTCGGCGCCTGCGCCGGACAGGTCATCCGGCACCTGCACTTCCATATGATCCCCCGCTTCAACGGGGATGTCGAGGGGCCTCCCGGGGGGCTGCGAAGGGTAAAGAAGCCGGTAACGGCCTGGGAGAGAGAATAG
- a CDS encoding diguanylate cyclase has translation MAAGRYLTFLKKNLLEEALRVIAEVNPEVAWARVVIDGTMVEIKGRSQKGHDNRLEWDIPVGDAVTARVQLGLAGSSNLALPDTGPVLPTVLKTIFRVADAAEEACLTTVTQLAEELQVRRRELETLQRQMKHLSFRDPLTGLYNRRFFREEVKRLDGCAQALPVSIIVARLKGLRQLGITKGDAAADEVLRTVARAIESLFQPGDVVARVGDDQFAAVLRQTGVETARSRAGEIELAVQLIRAGAAPDEPLAMFTGVSFADRCDVPMASVLLAANNDLYRTEKSCRSGVARSVISMLKVLVAERDDITGAHSDRLLGMAERFASAVNLSAVDSERLRILAVVHDIGKISVPDRILFKEGPLTPAERREMERHSEIGYRIASSVAEMAPLAELIRYHHERWDGKGYPDGLAGLAIPLPCRMLSIMDAFDAMTNDRPYRRALGVEAALDELRRCAGSQFDPELAEIFVDRVVGGDKAH, from the coding sequence ATGGCCGCGGGCAGGTACTTGACGTTCCTCAAAAAGAACCTGTTGGAGGAGGCCTTGCGCGTCATCGCCGAAGTAAATCCCGAGGTGGCCTGGGCAAGGGTTGTGATTGACGGGACAATGGTGGAGATCAAGGGTCGTTCGCAGAAAGGCCATGATAACAGGCTGGAGTGGGACATCCCCGTGGGTGACGCGGTTACGGCAAGGGTGCAGTTGGGCCTCGCCGGCTCATCCAACCTTGCTCTCCCGGACACCGGCCCGGTTCTCCCGACCGTGTTGAAAACCATCTTCAGGGTTGCGGACGCGGCGGAGGAAGCCTGCCTTACGACTGTCACACAGCTGGCTGAGGAATTGCAGGTCAGGCGGCGTGAACTGGAGACCTTGCAGAGACAGATGAAACACCTCAGTTTTCGTGATCCGTTGACCGGCTTGTACAACAGGCGCTTTTTCCGGGAGGAGGTGAAACGTCTTGACGGTTGCGCGCAGGCCCTGCCGGTCAGCATTATCGTGGCCCGACTCAAAGGACTGCGGCAGCTTGGGATAACCAAAGGCGATGCTGCAGCCGATGAAGTATTACGCACGGTGGCGCGGGCAATCGAGTCCTTGTTCCAACCGGGCGATGTCGTGGCGCGGGTGGGCGATGACCAGTTCGCGGCGGTCCTTCGCCAGACCGGTGTGGAAACGGCTCGTTCGCGCGCCGGTGAAATCGAACTCGCCGTCCAGCTTATTAGGGCCGGAGCGGCGCCGGATGAACCCCTGGCGATGTTCACCGGCGTTTCTTTTGCAGACCGGTGTGACGTGCCCATGGCCTCGGTTCTTCTGGCAGCCAACAATGATCTCTACCGCACGGAAAAATCCTGCCGGAGCGGGGTTGCCCGCTCCGTCATCAGTATGCTAAAGGTTTTGGTGGCCGAGCGGGATGATATCACCGGCGCGCACAGTGACAGGCTGCTCGGTATGGCCGAGAGGTTTGCCTCTGCTGTTAATTTAAGTGCCGTTGACAGTGAACGCTTACGCATACTGGCCGTGGTGCATGACATCGGGAAGATCAGCGTGCCGGACCGTATCCTTTTCAAAGAGGGGCCGTTGACCCCCGCCGAGAGGCGTGAAATGGAACGGCACAGTGAAATCGGGTACCGTATCGCGAGCAGTGTGGCCGAAATGGCTCCGCTGGCCGAGCTCATACGGTACCACCACGAGCGATGGGACGGTAAGGGATACCCGGACGGGTTGGCGGGCCTCGCCATTCCCCTTCCATGCCGGATGCTCTCAATCATGGACGCCTTCGACGCGATGACCAACGACCGGCCATACCGGCGCGCCCTTGGTGTTGAGGCGGCGCTGGACGAGCTGCGCCGGTGTGCCGGGAGTCAGTTCGACCCTGAACTGGCTGAGATCTTTGTAGACCGTGTCGTTGGCGGCGATAAGGCTCACTGA
- a CDS encoding methyl-accepting chemotaxis protein — protein MRVRQKILAGYLVVLVMLVTIATLTVTQVSRVDRSYRELIDHRVGLVRQTEEMLLAYEYMALMMRTYLLTGLPEYREEYDAQAKLVQSALRDTEPKLTASKEKEIFNNFRAVLTRFQSDYAVPIMNVHAREDLTPQEKTAEIERITLANKGIVRGVIKDGREFVTYQEEEMKKAQAQVAAVVKRVTAVTWTVAGIAILLGIGAALLISQVITAPVKRLEAAATRVADGDLTVGDVEIRSKDEIGVLSRSFGKMVAALRGLVGDIHKSTAEVTSATSELTSSSQQVASAASETATAMSEVSATVHQVADNTNAIAASAQKAAAQAHNGRETLKEVADQMEKGRRASALAGETVKQLEQKLKEISKIVEFITLIADQTNLLALNAAIEAARAGEQGRGFAVVAEEVRKLAEQSATATKDIGALINGIRSDAQRAVAAMEEDLRMVTRGNEIVQTANQAFQSIIAEVDALAQQIHDVAAATEEVSATIESVTGTAEEQTATVEEVAAATDSLNRLAERLREEVTGFRL, from the coding sequence ATGCGTGTTCGACAGAAGATCCTGGCCGGCTACCTGGTGGTCCTTGTCATGCTGGTGACCATTGCCACCCTGACGGTGACTCAAGTCTCCAGGGTCGACCGCTCTTACCGGGAGCTGATCGACCATCGCGTAGGCCTCGTGCGGCAGACGGAAGAGATGTTGCTGGCCTATGAATATATGGCGCTCATGATGCGGACCTACCTGCTGACGGGCCTTCCGGAGTATCGCGAAGAATATGACGCACAGGCGAAACTGGTCCAGAGCGCCTTGCGGGATACGGAACCTAAACTTACCGCCTCGAAAGAGAAAGAAATCTTCAACAACTTCCGGGCCGTACTGACGCGCTTTCAGTCGGACTACGCGGTCCCCATTATGAATGTACATGCCCGCGAGGATCTTACCCCCCAAGAAAAAACGGCGGAGATCGAAAGGATCACCCTGGCGAACAAGGGTATCGTGCGCGGGGTCATCAAGGATGGGCGGGAATTCGTTACCTACCAGGAGGAGGAAATGAAAAAGGCGCAGGCTCAGGTTGCGGCCGTGGTGAAGCGGGTCACCGCGGTCACCTGGACGGTGGCCGGTATCGCCATCCTGCTGGGGATCGGCGCCGCGCTCTTGATCTCGCAGGTTATTACGGCGCCGGTCAAGAGGCTGGAAGCGGCGGCGACGCGGGTGGCGGACGGCGACCTGACGGTCGGCGACGTGGAAATCCGGTCCAAGGACGAAATCGGCGTTCTCAGCCGGTCTTTTGGCAAGATGGTCGCCGCTTTGCGAGGACTTGTCGGCGATATACACAAGTCTACCGCGGAGGTGACGTCAGCCACGTCCGAATTGACCTCCAGCAGCCAACAGGTGGCATCCGCCGCTTCAGAAACGGCCACGGCAATGAGCGAGGTTTCCGCGACGGTGCACCAGGTGGCCGACAACACCAACGCCATCGCGGCCTCGGCGCAGAAGGCGGCCGCCCAGGCCCACAACGGGCGGGAGACGCTGAAAGAGGTCGCGGACCAGATGGAGAAGGGGAGGCGCGCCTCGGCCCTGGCCGGGGAGACGGTCAAACAGCTGGAACAGAAACTGAAGGAGATCAGCAAGATCGTGGAGTTTATTACTCTAATCGCCGACCAGACCAACCTGCTGGCTTTGAACGCGGCCATCGAGGCCGCGCGCGCCGGTGAACAGGGGCGCGGTTTCGCCGTCGTGGCCGAGGAGGTGCGCAAGCTGGCCGAACAGTCGGCCACCGCGACGAAGGATATCGGGGCCTTGATCAACGGTATCCGCAGCGACGCGCAGCGCGCGGTGGCGGCGATGGAGGAGGACCTGCGGATGGTCACCAGGGGCAACGAAATCGTCCAAACCGCCAACCAGGCCTTCCAGAGCATTATCGCCGAAGTCGACGCCCTGGCGCAGCAGATCCACGACGTCGCGGCGGCGACGGAAGAGGTGTCGGCGACGATCGAAAGTGTCACCGGGACGGCGGAGGAACAGACAGCCACCGTCGAAGAGGTGGCCGCGGCCACGGATTCGCTTAACCGCCTGGCGGAGCGCCTGCGGGAGGAGGTGACGGGTTTCAGGTTATAG
- a CDS encoding PAS domain-containing protein: MVSDKRERPTGPEAPGVDEGTLAVPAVTTSELAERMLDNAGLLEIFDRQVLRLSGVLQGMAGTFALVMTDAEGCCLRVRTCQLSPQDVEKLGLKKGSLLLEDFVGPCGIATTLVRGVPVMFRGPEHGRSAYHNWVTMGVPIHAQDGGTVGALGLYVAAAQDTLPLLDLLVLAGHAIEADLARVTLQQQLAAKAGALEAMQKETHGLFDALPMGAMVVNSRLNIVVWNHAAERITGLDASHVLGRNVFAEAPALLEADWAELQAKIAEALYGERPIFGQEITVRLDGEDTILSYSIHPVWSENQDCGKCLVLFEDVTYQRRLERRVRRTDEKMELVGQALDSLPFGVVITDAFGRIVYVNGTFQRKTGFDAEAVIGVRLGALGRDVAGPSKRRDDAERMTSLDGAAPQMSTEGRFYALADRSGRERVFVLDNHSVEAGGQKLGTVSLWDDPGTTGRLAVRFKDIAGLDGVRVARAPKEGLSVAVLWEQVRMYRGMTPAQFAHQVLDLNLSQYLRYEKGAKFPSLPNALALARRANFALESIYCLLDDTAV, from the coding sequence TTGGTATCTGATAAACGAGAACGTCCGACGGGTCCTGAGGCGCCCGGCGTTGACGAAGGGACGCTTGCGGTCCCCGCCGTGACCACGTCGGAGCTGGCGGAGAGAATGCTTGACAACGCCGGACTGTTGGAAATATTTGACCGGCAGGTGTTACGCCTGAGCGGCGTGCTGCAAGGGATGGCGGGGACCTTCGCGCTGGTGATGACTGACGCGGAAGGGTGCTGCCTGAGAGTGCGTACTTGCCAGCTTTCCCCCCAGGACGTTGAGAAGCTGGGGCTGAAGAAGGGGTCTCTCCTCCTTGAGGATTTTGTGGGCCCCTGCGGGATCGCCACTACTCTGGTCAGGGGAGTGCCGGTTATGTTCCGTGGGCCGGAACACGGCAGGTCGGCTTACCATAACTGGGTAACGATGGGTGTTCCGATTCATGCCCAGGACGGGGGAACCGTCGGCGCCCTGGGCCTGTATGTGGCGGCGGCCCAGGACACCCTGCCCCTGCTGGACCTGCTGGTGCTTGCCGGACATGCTATTGAAGCCGACCTCGCCAGGGTTACTTTACAGCAGCAGTTGGCGGCCAAGGCCGGGGCCCTGGAGGCAATGCAGAAGGAAACCCACGGTCTCTTCGACGCGCTGCCCATGGGAGCCATGGTGGTCAACAGCAGGCTCAACATAGTGGTCTGGAACCATGCGGCCGAGAGGATAACCGGCCTGGATGCAAGCCATGTGCTTGGCAGGAACGTCTTTGCCGAGGCCCCTGCCCTGCTGGAGGCTGACTGGGCGGAACTGCAGGCAAAAATCGCGGAAGCGCTGTACGGGGAACGGCCCATTTTCGGACAGGAGATCACCGTGCGGTTGGATGGCGAGGACACCATCCTCTCGTATAGCATCCACCCGGTGTGGTCCGAAAACCAGGACTGTGGCAAGTGCCTGGTTCTATTCGAAGACGTGACTTATCAGCGTCGGCTTGAAAGAAGAGTGCGGCGGACGGACGAGAAGATGGAACTTGTGGGACAAGCCCTTGACAGCCTGCCGTTCGGCGTCGTGATTACGGATGCCTTCGGACGCATAGTGTATGTGAACGGGACTTTTCAACGCAAGACGGGGTTTGACGCCGAGGCGGTCATAGGAGTCAGGCTCGGCGCGTTGGGGCGTGACGTTGCCGGCCCGTCGAAGAGGAGAGACGACGCGGAGAGGATGACGTCCCTCGACGGGGCTGCGCCTCAGATGTCTACCGAAGGCCGTTTTTATGCCCTGGCGGACAGGTCGGGCCGAGAACGGGTGTTTGTCCTTGACAATCATTCGGTTGAGGCCGGTGGGCAAAAACTAGGAACTGTTAGCCTTTGGGATGACCCCGGGACCACGGGGCGTTTGGCGGTACGTTTTAAAGATATTGCCGGCCTGGACGGAGTCCGGGTAGCCAGGGCCCCGAAGGAGGGGCTGTCCGTGGCCGTCCTTTGGGAGCAGGTACGAATGTACCGCGGGATGACGCCGGCGCAGTTTGCCCACCAGGTCCTGGACCTCAACCTCAGCCAGTATCTCCGTTATGAGAAAGGCGCGAAGTTTCCCAGCCTGCCGAACGCCCTGGCGCTGGCCCGCAGGGCCAACTTCGCCCTGGAAAGCATCTATTGCCTGCTGGATGATACGGCGGTTTGA